TCTTTCCAGCTGTAGGAAGCAACGGATTATCTGCTGGGCCAGGCAGATGTGTTTAACTAGTCATCTTAGTCTAAAACAGCAAATTTTAGAGGAGAAACTGCAGCACTTATATGCACGAGCCTGGTATGCATACCTAGTTACTGCAGGACCGCAGCGGCTGCTTGGTTACTGAAACTGTATAGTGAAGAGTCGCTGAGAATTCTGAtaatgaaacaaagcatttgTCTTCGCAAACAGAAGATAGagaatgaaaacacacacagctcACCGACCTCAGCTGATCTCCCCCCGTTTACAGTCAGCACTCACCACCACTGCAGGTGCTCAGAATGGCGAGCGCCTTCTGGACGTTTTAAGCGAGAGGTCAGGACAGAAACTGACAGCTACAGCCCTCGAGAGGGAGGCTCCCAGtaagagcagcagcatcactAACAGCGCAGGCAGCACAAGACAGGGCATACTGACTTAAAACAAGGCACTCACCATTGTATCCTTCCAGGACGGAGTCAATAATAGGCCTTGCAGTTAAGTTGTAGACATCCAGCTGTTTGCTCTCTGGTCCAAACACCGTGTCAAACGTAAACGTCTTGGGAGGCTCGTTGGACGAGTCTGTTTTGTGAACCGTTATAGTCCCTCTCATCTCGTCCACGTTGACTGCCATCTTGTACCCCGTCGCCTTCTCTCGCTCGTTAAGAGGCCGGCAGCGGACAACCACCTTGACATTATCGCAGCTCTCCGGCTTGTCCAGCTTCTCGGGCTTGTTGATCTGCGTTTgtgaaaaaagcaaagacaCGTCCGGGCTGTAGCATTACATCTAACACAGCCGAGGGTTTATGCACACATGCTGTTGTGCCAACCCAAGCAGAAACACGCtgctgtgcaggatggcatAAGGCTCACGTAAATGCAGGGCTGGTTTATAGCAAAGGCAGGGAGAACGCCGCACGTTTATGCGGGCTTCTGCCCGTGGATGCAGGAACCAAGGAGAATTTCACCTCCACCCGTGAACTCCCCCCAGACGCAACCCGTGCCCTCGTCTGACAGGAGCAGCCCCGCGCTGTGAGGGGGGGAAGCACCGGGGAGCGGCCCCGGGCCCTGCCGGCGGGGTCGGGCCGCAGGGGCTCGCTTCAGCCtggccccggcccggccctgccgcgGGCCGCGCTGACACCCGCGGCCTCCCCCCGAGGGAACGGGGCCGAACCTGGCCACCCCCGCCCCGATCCCCGGCCCCgccacccccctgccccctcACCGGCATGGCGACGGCGGCGGCCGGGCAGGGAGCGGCGCGGGGCCGCAGCGCGGAACAATAACAGCACCGCGCCTgcgcccgccccccgcccgccccccgcccgcccggcCCGCGGCCAATCCCCGCGCGCTGCGGAAGCCTCGCGGCCAATGGCTGCCGAGGAAAGGCGGGCATGGCCCCGCCCCTCTCCACCACCCGTGCCGGGCTGCAGCCAATCAGCAGGGCGGGACGGCGCGTTGCCATGGCAACCGCGGGGCAGAGGCAGCGGGGCGCGGcctgctcccggccccgctccggccTCGGCCCCGCCTCGGGGCCCGGCGGCCGCCTCCGCGCCCCCCTCAggccggggggggccggcccggggcNNNNNNNNNNNNNNNNNNNNNNNNNNNNNNNNNNNNNNNNNNNNNNNNNNNNNNNNNNNNNNNNNNNNNNNNNNNNNNNNNNNNNNNNNNNNNNNNNNNNNNNNNNNNNNNNNNNNNNNNNNNNNNNNNNNNNNNNNNNNNNNNNNNNNNNNNNNNNNNNNNNNNNNNNNNNNNNNNNNNNNNNNNNNNNNNNNNNNNNNNNNNNNNNNNNNNNNNNNNNNNNNNNNNNNNNNNNNNNNNNNNNNNNNNNNNNNNNNNNNNNNNNNNNNNNNNNNNNNNNNNNNNNNNNNNNNNNNNNNNNNNNNNNNNNNNNNNNNNNNNNNNNNNNNNNNNNNNNNNNNNNNNNNNNNNNNNNNNNNNNNNNNNNNNNNNNNNNNNNNNNNNNNNNNNNNNNNNNNNNCGGCCCCATGCCCCGCCGCACACGGAGCCCCCCCCGCGGCGCGGCCCAGCCGGGCGGGTAAGGACGGCGGGGCGGGCAccgcgccgcccccggcccggggcTCGGCCCCACCGGCGGGATGAGGCTCGGCACCCCGCGGTGGTCCCGGATCGCCCCGGGCTCCCGGCGGTGCCCCCAGGGAGGGGGTGGCGGTTGCCTGGCAGGGGGAGCCCCTGGTTGACTTCGTGGTGGCGGTGCCTGGCGGGGGGCATCGCAGCGGGCTCGCCCTCCGCTGAAGGCGTCCGGGCTCGGCTGTTCGTCGGGATCCCGCGGCCGCGAGAGCCAAATGGGGGGGCGGGACACGGGACAGCGGCTTCGGGGAGCAGGGCGGCCACAGGGCACTCGTGTCAGCGCGGGGTATTCCTCGGCACTCGGGGGAGAATGAGAAATTGTTTGAGAAATAACAGCTCGAAGTTCCCACAAGCGCTGCGGGGGAAGCCCTCCTCCACCGCTGTgcttacaaagaaaagcagaaatcgTAGAtctagtaacttttttttttgtttccccccccttttttttttttcttttcctgttaaaGACTGGAATATGAGGTAGGCATTACAACGCTGTTTCAGGCTGAGACATCCCTGGTGTTTATCTTTTAGGTGGTAGTACTCTGAGCACTTATTACGTGTAAGTACATACACAGTCTGGAGAGAGGTGTTCCCGAAGCTGTTGCGTGTCTTCAGCTGCAACACAGACAGATTAgattgctttaaagaaaagtgtTAATTGGGAAATAAGAAAATCTCCAAAGAACACTCATCTCGGATGCTTTTTTGGAGAAACAATAGGCCTCTATTTGCCAGAAACTTGGGGTCTGCAGCTAACAGGTTGCAACTTAACTCCGCAAATGGGGAGCTGAGTGTGTGAGGCAGTAAACGGAGTGACACGTACTGCTCGACCCAGGATGGCTCAAGGAAGCTTTTACACAACACGAGAGGCAGAAGGCGAGACTGCACTGTTCAGCCATCTGACATGTTTTCTTCCGTCATCAGCTTCCCCCTGGGAAAATGTATGCCCGAATTGTTTTTTGCTTATCTGCAAACACACAAGTTGCATGGCTGCTCCTGTCCCGTTCTCAGCACTGGACAAGCATGTTGAGAGGAAATCATACCTATCACCAGGAGCTGGGCTATTCCTTTATAATCCTTCTCTCGTTTTTTTGACAGCGGCTCCCGCCTGGGAAACTGGCTCAAAGAGTTGCTATGAAGTGCCCTGGACCTCCAGAGAGCTCGAGACTTGCCTGCTTCCTGGAAAATGCCTTAGCCAGAGAGACTAGGATTTGGAAAGTGCCAGTTTTCCACCACCTCACCCTGAAGGTATTCTCTCCTGACCTCTGTGATCCCAAGGCTGAGCAAATTCAAGGGCtgttaaaaaaatctggaagagTAAATCAGAACCTGCCCTTGACTCACGCCTTTCTCCCCGTTGAGGGTGTTTGAATGCAAACATGTGCTGCAGCAGCGGCTTCAGTGATCTCTGGAGAGGGAAATAATGAGCACACTCAGCACCGTATTCATCAGAGCTGGGCTTGGAGGTTTGTACGCGTTGTGCAAGGGGAGAGCTGTGCGCTGCCCCATCCAGCCCTGAAGTAAAATTCCAGTACGAAGTGCCAGTAAGTGCAGCGAGAGCCTGGCTGGCTGGGCAAGGTGGAGGAGTGCTTTAAATTACACCAACATTTGCCTTTTCCCTCGCTCTGCAGACACAGAGGGCAACTTTCTTCATTTCAAGCCTCGAGACATCTGAAATGTTAATGAGGGCGCTTGGGATGATTTGAGTCTTCCTTTGGAGATATGTTAACAAAGTCATCAAAGCACTaactgcctttttatttctaactttttcttcccctcaggGTACAGATATCTCTCCGTCATGTTACGAGAAAACAGTTCTCTGGATTGCAGAAATCAGCTCTCAGTTCCAGTTCTGCCCCGAAACATTCGCCTTAGCTGTCAGCATCCTCAACCGGTTATTGGCGTCGGTAAAGGTAGAGCAGCTCAGCTTTTTGTCTGGTTAGGTTACGGATTGCAGATGTGGGGAGTACATAACCAGTTTATACATAAAGCAGGGACTGTGTTTGGCAGCAGATTTAGGGAGCAGTCAGGGCCTTCACAGGGGGATGCTTTTAGGCATACGTACAAACGCGAGTGTTTGCCGAGGTTCTGCTGATTCAGTCCTCAGCAGAAGTCTGTGTGACCTGCAGCCCAAATGCCGCGATAAGTGTAACGAACTCACGTATCAGTGGTTGTCTCtgctaaacagaaaacattcgCATTATCACTTCTTGTGTTAGTTTTGAAATCACGACTTTTAACCAAACTGTGGGGCCAACTTTTTCCGCAGTTTGAGCAACAGTGAAGAAAGGAGTTGAACTGCAGCTCTTAATTCTGGTCAGATATATACTGGCACTTGAAAAGAAAGCATATTGATATCTTGTTAAGAAGAGGAGGAGCACTGCATTGTAAATACTGTTGCATAGTGTCCTCTAAAATCGTGGGATACGTGAATAAAAATTGCACCGCAaagaggatttattttgttccaCTTTGGATTTCCTTATCTGTTTTTGGCTTCAGATGAATCCTACTGCAGCTGAACAGCTGTAACTTACATGAAAATTTGAAACCTGTGCGTCTGTAGTTGAATGCCAATTATTTCTCCCAAGACTGTTACCTTCTTtacacagtgttttctttttctcccttcaggcccaattaaaatatcttcagtgCATAGCAATTTCCTGCCTTGTCCTCGCAGCAAAAACCAACGAAGAAGATGAGGTCTGTATGTTTATAATTGCAAATACTCAAACTCATCTCTTTAGTTCAAGTCATTGGTGTTTCCAGGTCTTCTGACGACTTGGACATAACGAGGAAGTCTGAGTTTGTTTACCCTAAGTAGGCCTCAAGGGGTGGCAGTAacattttcagtcctttttcaCCAGTGCGTGGAAGAGTTGTGACCTTTATGGATGAAGGACTTGTACTTGCTTATGTAATGGATGCATTTCCCTCCTGCACTTAAACCTCTCTCTTCTCATCAGAATCCACAGCTCGCAGTAAAACTTGGCCTGGGGGGACAGTCAGGACATACGTGCACAGCGTTGTGTGCACAGCATCAAAGTGCTCTAACTCTCCTGTGAGCCGTCCTGGGAGGGCAGGCTAGGCAAGACAGAGCAGAGGTTCTTCAGGGGAAGTTTGAAATGGATGAGTTTGCTTGGAGTCAAAACTAGTTACTGAACTTGGTGAGGAAATGATTCAGGTCTGCACCTCAGGGTGGGCACGTAAAACCAGCAAATACCCATGGAAGCGTGAGATTACGAGGGATAATCATCCAGTGCATACGGCTAAAATCTCTCATGGCAGAAACGCACTGATAGGCTTCTTCAGACACTTAAAACATGAGCCAAACAGACCTTGAAAAGCAGTTCAGAGGgtatttctcctctttccttcattctgttcttaaaaagaacagaaaacctaGGCATTGGAGTCAGACACGCTTCTCTTCAAACTCCTCTGCTGTAGCGAATTGCCCCTCGTAGCCTTTTTAAGACGTATCGTGGCGAGGTTATTCTTTTCCCCTCAGCTAAAAAGGAGAAGCTGAGTCAATGACCACAGGAAACCAGACAACTACAAAAGGCTCTGTAGAACAGGAAGCCTCCTCCTAGCTTGTCAGGGGAGCAAAGCTAATGAGAGTGGTAGCAGGGAACGTGCATCACGGACGGAGCCTTCGGGAGGCTCACAGTGCCCCGGGAGGTGAACGGCATCGCTCTTGCCGTGGGTCCTGGGTTGTAGCCGGCTGCCCCGTGGTGAGAAAGGGCCAGTCCTCGTTTATTGTGAGCTACCTAAGGAGAGTGCTCTCCCAAACGAGCGGTCTGCGCAGCACTTTGGGATGGGTACCGAGTTGTCAGAGCCCTTCCCAACGCAGAGAAATGCACACAGCACTGTGTAGGAAGGtgccttctttatttttatttttttacaggtAATACCATCGGTGAAGATGCTCGCAGTGCAGAGTGGTTGTAAACGCTCTCCAGCTGAGATCTTGAGAATGGAAAGAATTATACTAGATAAGCTTCACTGGGATCTTTACACGGCAACACCAATGGATTTCTTAAACATTGTAAGCActaagttttgattttttttgtttaaagaaacagCTTATCAAATAATACTAGAAAACACGTATGCACGCACGTACACACCCACACATCCTTCCCCCAGTGCTTTGCAAACTGCCAGCTCTTAGCTATCTGCAAGCCTTTTGACGAATGCtacagtgattttttattattattcttttttaaattaactgctatttaaaacctttcattttgctCAAAAAAATTACTCCCATCTTTAAAGGACAACTAAAACGGACATTAAAAAGATTCCTGTAAAGCACAACTATACGccgtttttattttttttaaatacacactgcaaaaatatttctaactaTCTCCATTCTATTAATACTGTACATAGAAAGCTGTCAGTTTTGCTACATTTCACACACAGGTTTTTCTTaaaccattttccttttcattccaCTGATAATTCACCCTTGTTTTATGCAATTAGACCACCCCAACCTGGCACTTAGTTCCCCTTGCAGTTACTAAATATTTGATAGAAACAATTAAACTTTGTCTTCAAGAAACGATCATGTGCTAGTAAGGCAAAAATCATGTCATACAAACATCCTGGATCCCTTTTATAAGGTTATGTGCAAATATTAAGCCATCTTAGGCTGCTGATTGTAAAAACTGCCTTTCTTAGGTGCTTGTTTCCTCACGGAATTCAGAGTACATTGTCACTGGTTTTACTCTACGCATGTCTGCTGGTCTGAACTGAATCTCCAAGATAGCAATCTGGATAACATAGAAACTTCAGAAGTTGTTAGGAAACACAGACCTTTTACATTCATTATAAGCTGAAAAACAGTTCAGTGGTTGGCAAgtacaaacacaaaacacaaaaaaaaagggtggggatggggggaaaCCCTCTTGGATTCCTGATACGGGATGAAATTAGTCTGTACGTCTGGCTGATAACATACGAAAACATACAAAGTTCACtgacctctgttttttttttaatatatatatatatatttttcttctctccagttCCATGCCATGGTGATGTCCAACTGGCCCCATCTACTACATGGGCAGCCTCAGACGAATCCTTCCCGCCACGTTGCGTTCTTGACCAAACAGCTACAGCACTGTATGGCGTGCCACCAGCTAGTGCAGTTTAAGGGCTCCACATTGGCCTTGGTGATCATCACCTTAGAGTTGGAGAGGCTGACTCCTGATTGGTTTCCTGTTATTACTGATCTGCTAAAAAAAGCACAGGTAGGAATCAAAATGGCCTTTGGTTGCAGATCTTGAGGCCGGGACAccaataagtaaataaatgaagggCACGTGTATTTATGACCCACATTGCACTCGGATTTCTGAGAAGCCTGTGTCCGTGTTCTGGCTTTGCAGGTGCTATCAGAAGGAATGAAACTGTTAAGGGCTGGGGCCTTCCCTGTGGCAGGGAAAGGAGGTCCCCAAAAGAGCTTGGCCCCAGATAGCTCCCTGCCCCCTGACCAAGGAGATTCTCCCATCCTGGGAGTGGCTGAAAGCACCCCCAAAGCTGCCCACGCAGTGTCCCCAGCTTCCCACTGAAGATGGTGAGAACTTTAAAAGCAGTTACgttgcttttaaaatctaatcAATTTAGCTT
This genomic interval from Oxyura jamaicensis isolate SHBP4307 breed ruddy duck chromosome 13, BPBGC_Ojam_1.0, whole genome shotgun sequence contains the following:
- the CCNI2 gene encoding cyclin-I2, producing the protein MKCPGPPESSRLACFLENALARETRIWKVPVFHHLTLKGTDISPSCYEKTVLWIAEISSQFQFCPETFALAVSILNRLLASVKAQLKYLQCIAISCLVLAAKTNEEDEVIPSVKMLAVQSGCKRSPAEILRMERIILDKLHWDLYTATPMDFLNIVSTKF